The segment GGTACACCAGCACCTGCCGTGAATGCCCGGCCGGGTGCGGCGTGCACGTGGAAACGCACGAGGGGCGGGTCACCAAGCTCGAGGGCAACCCCGACCACCCCATAAGCCACGGCAACCTGTGCCCGCGCGGCCAGGCCGCGCCACAGGGGCTCTATCATCCGGACCGCTTCCGCGGGCCGCAGATCATGGAGTTCGGCGAGGGACAGCCGCGCGGCACCACCTGGGCGCAGGCCGAGCGCTCCGTGGCCGAGGCCATCCGCCGCGCGCCCCGGGGCAGCGTGGTGTACCTGACGCCCGGCTACCGCGGGACCATGGACCGCCTGGCCACCGACTTCGCCGCCGCCATCGGCGCGCGGCGGGTGGACTGGGCCCCGCTGGAAGACACCCCGCGCGGGCTGGACTTCGCCGACGCCGACCTGCTGGTGTCGTTCGGCGCCGACTTCCTGGAAACCTGGGGGTCGCCCGTCGACTACGCCTTCCAGTTCGCGCAGCAGCACGCCTACCGGAACGGCCGCCGCGGCCGCTTCGTGTGGGTGGGCCCGCACCGCCCGCTCACCGGCATCAACGCCGACCTGTGGATCGAGACCCGCCCCGGCACCGAGGCCCTGGTGGCCCAGGCGCTGGCGGGCGGCGCAAACCTGGCCCAGGTGGCCCAGCAGATCGGCCCGGAGAACGGCGGGGCCGAAACGGCCCAGCGCCGCGCCACGGCGCTGCAGACGCTGTCCACGTGGTGGGGCGAGGCCGGCCGCAAGGTGGCCTTCGGCCCCGGCTACGCGGTGCGCGGCCCCAACGGCGAGGCGCTGCGCCAGGCCGTCAACCGCTTGAACGGCGGCGCCGCGTCCACCCCCGCCGCGGCCGACGCCCGGCCCATCGTGCAGCTGATCCAGGCGATGAACGCCGGCCAGGTGCAGGTGATCCTGATCGACGGCAACGACCCGGCGTACACCCTGCCCGGCGGGCTGAAGTTCGCCGAGGCGCTGAAGAAGGTGCCCACGCGCGTCAGCTTCAGCCCGTTCCCGGACGAGACGTCGTCGGTGGCCACGCACTTCCTGCCGCAGAGCCACTTCCTGGAGCGGTGGGACGACTACACGCCCCAGCCGGGGGTGTTCGAGCTGGTGCAGCCCGCCATGCGGCCCATCTTCAACACCCGGGCGGTGGGCGACATCCTGCTGAACATTGCCCGCGTGCTGGGCGTCACCCCCACCGCGGGCTTCGCCGGACAGACCTGGCTGGACTACCTGCGCGCGTCCTGGGCGGGCCGCACCGCCACGCAGGCCGCCTGGGAAGCGGCGCTCAAGCGCGGCGGCGTGTTCGCCGGCGGCGGCGACGCGTCGCAGGCCCTGGGCCTCACCGCCCAGCCCGCGGCGGGCGCAGCTGCAGCCGCTCCGGCCGCGGCCGCCGCGGCCGTGCCCGCGCAGCCCGCCCCGGTGCAGGCCGCGCCCGCGCCGGCCGCCGTCGCCTTCCAGGCGCCGCGCGCCGAGGGGCCGGCCGACG is part of the Longimicrobium sp. genome and harbors:
- a CDS encoding molybdopterin-dependent oxidoreductase; the protein is MSDGMKRRTFLKVLGASGAATATVGCSTGEVEKLIPYVVPPEEIVPGVPTWYTSTCRECPAGCGVHVETHEGRVTKLEGNPDHPISHGNLCPRGQAAPQGLYHPDRFRGPQIMEFGEGQPRGTTWAQAERSVAEAIRRAPRGSVVYLTPGYRGTMDRLATDFAAAIGARRVDWAPLEDTPRGLDFADADLLVSFGADFLETWGSPVDYAFQFAQQHAYRNGRRGRFVWVGPHRPLTGINADLWIETRPGTEALVAQALAGGANLAQVAQQIGPENGGAETAQRRATALQTLSTWWGEAGRKVAFGPGYAVRGPNGEALRQAVNRLNGGAASTPAAADARPIVQLIQAMNAGQVQVILIDGNDPAYTLPGGLKFAEALKKVPTRVSFSPFPDETSSVATHFLPQSHFLERWDDYTPQPGVFELVQPAMRPIFNTRAVGDILLNIARVLGVTPTAGFAGQTWLDYLRASWAGRTATQAAWEAALKRGGVFAGGGDASQALGLTAQPAAGAAAAAPAAAAAAVPAQPAPVQAAPAPAAVAFQAPRAEGPAD